Proteins co-encoded in one bacterium genomic window:
- a CDS encoding UvrB/UvrC motif-containing protein, translating into MKCERCGKDEAHIKLTRIENGQVFQIHLCQSCAAEASPYQKKILQKQASIDLLLQELLKSQKVKIAGNAVEGEEAARVDVGPCPSCGLEYSTYRTTFMLGCPDCYDTFADELEEDLRKIHRATRHVGDGPSPDAELVDIQRRLEEMRDELHDAIEYEDFERAAFLRDEIAKLENQPVSEKTDESSESDEDSESSSPKE; encoded by the coding sequence ATGAAGTGTGAACGCTGCGGAAAGGATGAAGCGCACATCAAATTGACCCGGATCGAAAACGGTCAGGTGTTCCAAATCCACTTGTGTCAATCGTGTGCTGCCGAGGCCAGTCCGTATCAGAAAAAGATCCTCCAGAAGCAGGCCAGCATCGATTTGCTGCTGCAGGAGCTTCTGAAGAGCCAGAAGGTGAAGATTGCCGGCAACGCCGTCGAAGGCGAGGAAGCCGCACGCGTTGACGTCGGTCCATGCCCATCTTGCGGCCTGGAGTATTCGACTTACCGGACCACGTTCATGCTCGGTTGTCCGGATTGCTACGATACGTTTGCGGACGAACTCGAAGAGGATCTGCGCAAGATCCACCGCGCCACACGTCACGTCGGCGACGGACCAAGCCCGGATGCCGAACTGGTGGATATTCAGCGTCGCTTAGAAGAAATGCGTGACGAATTGCACGACGCGATCGAATACGAAGACTTCGAGCGGGCCGCTTTCCTGCGCGACGAGATCGCGAAGTTGGAAAATCAGCCTGTCAGCGAAAAGACGGACGAGTCCAGTGAGTCGGATGAGGATTCCGAATCCTCCTCCCCGAAGGAATAG
- a CDS encoding ATP--guanido phosphotransferase produces the protein MDYHVFSATDRWLDDESPMSNMAVTSRARFARNLTGFPFVPHARKDVLERIDQFIEKAIRSSEALKDFERIELKTLSATDRSFLKESRLISKEMESGSDFLTVYMAPDAMASILVNEEDHLRIQVLEPGLQMEKAIQRLQNLDDALGDVLAFAYSDRFGYLTACPSNVGTGLRASAMMHLPGLTMLREIESSLQGIAHYGLTTRGFHGENTDFTGDFYQISNEVTLGKTPEQIIDVLNGVIERIMDREEEARINLFKNHSTVANDSIWRSYALLSYARRIDSQEAMRLLSRLRLGIEQGYFPSLSHHELNRLVMDVQPAHLERQKDGWGATTSRDEARANLLRERIRSAVEKN, from the coding sequence GTGGACTATCACGTGTTCTCTGCAACGGATCGATGGCTGGATGACGAGTCACCCATGAGCAACATGGCCGTGACCAGTCGCGCCCGTTTTGCCCGAAATCTGACGGGCTTTCCGTTTGTGCCTCACGCTCGCAAAGATGTTCTGGAGCGCATCGATCAGTTCATCGAGAAGGCGATCCGGAGTTCTGAGGCCTTGAAGGATTTTGAGCGCATCGAACTGAAGACGCTCAGTGCCACAGATCGTAGCTTCCTGAAGGAAAGCCGACTGATCAGCAAAGAAATGGAAAGCGGCAGCGACTTCCTGACCGTTTACATGGCGCCGGATGCAATGGCTTCGATTCTGGTGAACGAAGAGGACCATCTGCGCATTCAAGTTCTGGAGCCAGGCCTGCAGATGGAGAAAGCCATCCAACGTCTGCAAAACCTGGACGACGCGTTGGGCGATGTGCTCGCTTTCGCGTATTCGGATCGATTTGGATACCTGACTGCATGCCCGTCAAACGTGGGTACGGGGCTGCGTGCCTCGGCGATGATGCACTTGCCCGGACTAACAATGCTCCGCGAGATCGAGTCTAGTCTGCAAGGAATCGCACACTATGGACTGACGACACGCGGATTCCACGGAGAGAACACCGACTTTACAGGGGATTTCTATCAGATTTCCAACGAGGTGACGTTGGGCAAAACTCCGGAACAAATTATCGATGTCTTGAATGGCGTCATTGAACGCATCATGGATCGCGAAGAAGAGGCACGTATCAACCTCTTCAAGAACCACTCGACAGTTGCGAACGACAGTATCTGGAGAAGTTATGCCTTGCTGTCGTATGCTCGCAGGATCGATTCCCAGGAGGCAATGCGGCTGCTCAGCCGCTTGCGGTTGGGCATCGAGCAAGGTTACTTCCCATCGTTGTCACATCACGAGTTGAACCGTCTCGTGATGGATGTGCAGCCGGCTC